In the genome of Arachis stenosperma cultivar V10309 chromosome 6, arast.V10309.gnm1.PFL2, whole genome shotgun sequence, the window GAAACTTGTGGACATCCTATCCTAGTCACCATAGCTTCATGAGTAGCATTATATACTTTCAAATCATAACCTAAAACCACCATTCTCAATCCTAATTCATGGGCCTTttcaaatgcaataaatgaatgACTTGCTcctgaatcaaataaagcatttaaaattttacCAGCCATTTCACAATTACCTCTAAtcagtgtctcagatccctcagcaccTACGGTAGAAGTGGTGTATACTCTCCCCGGCTGCTGCACCCTACCAGTCTCatacttcttcttctctgggcaATTACTGGCTATATGCCCAGGCTGTCCACAGGAATAGCATACTCCAAGTCCTAGTCTGCACGGAACTCCAGGATGATACTTTCCGCACCTCTGACAATTCAGATCCTGCTGTGGCTgcttcccaaatcttcttccCTGATTAACATTGGTATTCAGCCTTCTGTAATTACCTTGACCCTGAGTCTGCTGCGGAATAGAGCCTCCACGCTTGAAATTCCTACCTCTCGGAGCAAAGTTCCTTCCTGAAGGTCTCTGAAAAGGCACCCTCAAATTTCCTTTCTCTGCTGCCGCCTTCCTCACACAATCCTCAGCCACCCTACTCTTATTCACCAATTCAGAAAATACCTTGATCTCCATTGGGGCAACGAAGCTCAGAATATCACTCCGAAGACCTCCTTCATAtttaatacacttccattcaGAAAAATCTTCAGGCGCACCTTGACAGATACGAGAAAAGCGACACAACTCCTCAAACTTACTAGTATACTCAGCAACAGTCATCAGTCCTTGTTTTAACTGCATTAATTCAAGTTCCTTGGCATTTCTGACTGAATTAGGAAAGtatttcttatagaactctGTCCGAAAAACCTCCCAAGGAATCGCAGCACCATCAGGCTGCAGGATACGTCGTGTCCCCTGCCACCAATACTGAGCTTCACCTTGCAACTGATAGGTTCCAAATTCAACCCATTGCTCTTCAGGAACCT includes:
- the LOC130934694 gene encoding uncharacterized protein LOC130934694 gives rise to the protein MSTRGRGHGRGRGRTGTVTPAPIGTDPVDFMAALGNMAAAMQATAEALGNQINQGYHGNNNDEDGPMTLATFLKVHPPTFRGTSNPTDADNWIQVMERALQAQQVPEEQWVEFGTYQLQGEAQYWWQGTRRILQPDGAAIPWEVFRTEFYKKYFPNSVRNAKELELMQLKQGLMTVAEYTSKFEELCRFSRICQGAPEDFSEWKCIKYEGGLRSDILSFVAPMEIKVFSELVNKSRVAEDCVRKAAAEKGNLRVPFQRPSGRNFAPRGRNFKRGGSIPQQTQGQGNYRRLNTNVNQGRRFGKQPQQDLNCQRCGKYHPGVPCRLGLGVCYSCGQPGHIASNCPEKKKYETGRVQQPGRVYTTSTVGAEGSETLIRGNCEMAGKILNALFDSGASHSFIAFEKAHELGLRMVVLGYDLKVYNATHEAMVTRIGCPQVSFRVQQREFVHDLICLPMTGLDLILGLDWLSKNHVLLDCSEKLVQFMPEGSEAPVVVNSYYLNSMIVNCSGTKCQGIMLLTAGVSGDDQSLDQIPVVCEFSDVFPDDINEFPPNREVEFAIELLSWKICWVSISSDQAFLRGEHQCY